CTTTTACACCTATTGGTACTATTTTTACAAATGAATATAACATCTCATTTTCAATATTGAGATTTTTCAAAGCATTGTTACAAGCAATTATATCCACTTTATTAGAAACTAGTTTTTCTAATTTTTCACTTATTTTAGAATCTTTTTTACAAGCAAGTACAGCTTTAGAATTCACGACAATTTCTATATATGAATTTTCTATATCAATGCCTTTTAAAAGATTTTCAACATTTGCCAAAGTTAAATCCCATTTTTCTATTTCATCAATATGAAAAACTGCTTTTATTATCATTTACTTTTTCCTTTTACATACTCAAGACTATAATTTTTCAATACCAAATTCATCCCAATCATCCCATCCTGGAAAGTTTAAGGGCTCTTCTTTATCTAAGTTTTTAAGATGTTCTTCCAATTTGTTCATAGTTTCTTGTAAATGTAAATCAAATTTATCAGGAGACATGTATGTAAATCCTTTATTTTGTATTTCAGTTGACAAAAATGGTGGAAGTACTGTAAAGCCCATATAATGGAGTGAAAAATTCATAGATTTTAGTAAAACTTCAATTTTTCCTCCACCTCTACCATTTTTTGTAAAGGTTGCTTTTGGTGCTCCTGAAGTGACTGAACAAATTGCTTTTTTTCCTTTAAAATAGCCTTTATCATATCTCATTTTACTAGTATATAAGCCTCCACTAACAAAAACCCTATCAAACCAACCTTTTAGCATTGCTGGTTGTTGGTGCCACCACATAGGAAATTGAAGAATAAGTAAGTCACATTTTTCTATTTTTTCTATTTCTTTTTTTACATCATCAGGAAGAGTATCAGTTTTGTATGCATTTCTTTGTTCAGATAATGGATCAAACTTATCTAAATCTATTCTATTTTTATAATGCTCAGCTTTTTCAACAGGATCAAAATTTTCACCATATAAATCAGAAATTTCAACTGTATCACCTTGTGCCTCAAATGTCTCTTTTGCAACATTTTTTAATGATCCATTAAATGATTTGGATTCAGGATGACAATATACAATTAATACATTCATCTTTCACTCCTACTTTTATAAATTTGTCGCACAATCCTATACAAAAGATGATAAAAGGAGCTTTTCATATTCAATTAGGAAAAAGAAAAAAGATACTATTAAGTAGCAAAGCAATCATCAGCAAACTTTCTATACAAATCTTTTATTTATTTTAAATATCAAAAAGCTTTAAAACAGTTGTTTTCTCCCTAAATAGTGAACTTTTTGAATCTGCTTCTATCATATGAACAGTTTTATCATGTGCTAAAAGTGCCTCTTTGGAAGCCCATTTTTCAAGGATAATAAATCTATTTTTATCTCCTTGTACTTCTTTTAGTTCATATTGAATACATCCCTCTTCTTTTAATACAAAGGGAGCCAATTCTTTAAAGGCTTCAATTTGTTTATCTCTTAGCCCATTTTTTACTACGATATCAATGATTAATGATATTTCCGAATTCATTTAATTTTCCTTTTGTATATTTATTATTGTTGATTTGCAAAAGCTAATTTTATCCCTAATAAAGCAAATGTTCCAGCAAAAGCTCGCTGTATAAATCTACTAATTTTTTGAGAATTAATTAAATAATTTCGAATACTATTTGAGAGCAATCCATATAAAATAAAAACAATAAAAGTCATAAGCATAAAAATTGCACCTAAGCTTAGCATATCACTTGTATAAGAGGCATTATTTATTGGTAGAAATTGTGGTAAAAAAGCTAAGAAGAAGATTGTAAGTTTAGGATTTAATATATTAATCAAAAATCCTTTTAAGGTTATTGATAACACTCCTTTAGCATTAATTTCTTCATTTAAAGATAAAGAATCATTTGATTTCCACATCAAGTATGCTAAATATAATAAATAAACAACTCCTGCATATTTTACTATTTGAAATGCAAGAGCACTAGTATGAATAACAACAGCCAATCCTAAAATACTTGCTAAAAGAGAAGGAACAATACCTAAAGTACATCCAAGTGAAGCAAAAAAGCTAGCTCTTTTACCAAAAAATAGTCCTGTGGAAACAGTATATAAAACACCTGTTCCAGGTATTAAAACTACAACTAAAGAAGTAAGTAAAAATTCCATACTTATCATTTATTTTCTCCAACTCCACTAATTTATTAAAAGTATATCAAAATAAGACTATATTATTTTTTTTGCCTTTAAAGCTTGCAATACTATTTCTTTTCTATATTTTAATTGCTTATTTGAGATATCAGCATTTAAAGCAAAAAACCAAACACCCTTTTTATTTTTCACATAACCAACATACCAGCCAATTTTTCCTGACCAACCAGTCTTTGCCTTGATTGTATACTCTTTTGTTTTTTCTACTGTTAGTATTTTTTTAGTTATATCTATATATTTTTGTTTAAAAGGCAAATCATTATTATAAAGCCTTTTTAAAAAGTCAATTTGTTCAAATGCAGATATTTTCAAATCACCTTCTAACCAAAAAGTTGTCACATCTGAACCTGTTTTTTCATTACCATAATGTAATTCTTTTAGATAAGCTAAATATTTATCATTACCAATTTTTTTTGCAAATCTTTGATAACACCATACACAAGAAATTGAAATAGCACTTTGCAGAGTTTGGTCTTTGTTCCAAGGTTCATAAGACCTTACAACTCCATCCCATTTTATTACTTCATTTTCATCTTTTATCACTCTTTCTTCAAGTGCAATAAGTGTATTTGGTATCTTAAAAGTTGAAGCTGGAATATATCTAGTCATTGCTCTTTTTTTATTATATATATGCACTTTTTTGCCAGCTAATGATGAGATAACTAGTGTTCCATTAACTTGTACTTTATCAAAGATACTTTTTATTTCTTTGTCATTAGCACAGGCAAAGTTAAAAAACAAACTTAATAAAATAACTATTTTAAAAATTCCCATTAATTTCCCTTTTACTCAAACTAAAGATTGAATATACTCATAAGCTGTTAAGCCATAGACTCTTTTGAAGTGACGATTTAAGTGAGATAAGTCACTAAAACCATACTCTACAACTGTTGCATATAAATCTTTTGTATGTTCTAAATATATTTTAGCATGAATCAATTTACAATTTAAAAAGAATTGATAAGGAGTTATTCCTGTATTTGCCTTAAACATTCTTATAAATTGAAATTTGCTTAAGTTTAACTCTTTTGATATTTCAGCTATATTTAAAACATCACCCAACTCATAATAAATCATCTCTTTAGCTTTTTTGACAATTAAATTCTCTTTTTTATAATCTAAAATAAAATCACTAGTAGAGAAATTATCTGTAATATTTAACAATAATTCAGAACATAAAGACTCATCTTTTTCAAATAAAATAGCAGATGATAGATTAATAATATCTTGCTTTAGTTTTTCATTATATACAATAGAAGAAGAAAACTTGACGATATCTTTTTTACCTAATGCTTCTAAAAAAAGTTCTGGTTTAATATATAACATCACATAATCTAAAGACTCATCATTACATCCTGATTCTCCATCATGTAGTTGTTCCGGATTGAAAAGCATTACTCCATTTTTATATGAAGATTGGGAAACTCCATCTAAGTTATATTTTTGAACTCCATTTAAAGTTACACCCAAAGCATACTCTTCATGGGAGTGTTTTTTGTATGAGAACTTTTCCATTTTTGCTTTTAGTGCTGTTATATCTACTCTATTTTTATAAGTAAACTTATCCATAATAACTCATTTAATTAAATATCCCTGAAATTACAACAGCACATATTATTAAAAATATTGCCATTATGTTATTTACTAACTTATTATACTTATCCAAAAAAGATTTTAATACTTTTCCAAATAAAATCCATGATAAAAAAGCAAGACAAGCAATAATTGTAATCAATACCACAAAAAGTGTCAAATACCAAAAAGAGGTATAATAAGGCAAAATAAAACTTGGGAAAACAGTCAATGCAAACAATACTGGTTTTGGATTAACAAATTGCATAAAAAAACCTGTTTTAAAAGATGAAAATTGGTTTTGTTTTTTGGAAGTATTATTTATCTTTAAAATTTGATATGCTAAATACAACATATACATAGCTCCAACAACTTGTAAAATAACTATAATATTTGGCAAATAATTTATCAATAAAGAATTAAAGATAACAGATATACTTAATAATACAAAAAATGCAAATGATGCACCAATAGAAAATTCAAAAGCTCTTTTAACTCCATAATTATGTACAGTTGTAAGAATCATAATATTTGTAGGACCTGGTGTTATTATCATTAAACAGCAATATAATAAGAAAAATACTATATTCATAATTTCCCCTTTGTTTTGGGAAATTATACTTTTTAAAATTTATTAAGCATAGTACATTATTGCGGTTACTTTTAAATTAATTTCATTTAATACTTTTTATTAAATCAATATAAAATTTATCCTCAATAGTTACATTTAGCCAAAAAATATGCTTACCTAACCGAAGAGTTGAATTTATATTAAACTTTTTTGACTATTTTTACAATATATAGTAATACCACAGCACCTATTGTAGACATTACAATAGAACCTATAAATCCACCTGCACTTAGTCCAACAAAAGCAAATACAAAACCACCAACAACAGCACCAACAATACCAATAACAATATTACCTATAAGTCCAAAGCCACCGCCATTCATTATTTTGCCTGCTAACCAACCTGCAATTGCACCTATTAACAAAAATACTATTATATTCATCTACAATCCTTTTCTTTTATAACTTATTTAATATTAACTGAATTATCTTTAAGTTTAGAAAATAAAAAGATATTTGTTTTAATTTGTGAGAGAGTAAAGTTAAGAAATTATACTCTCATGTTACACATAGTTTTTTAACTATGTGCAATCTTTTTTTCTGTAAAAAGGTAATCTTTTAACTCTTTATCAAAAGTTGCATCTTTTCGACGAATCCATTCTAAAACCATAGCAGCATGTTCTTTTTCTTCATCTCTATTATGAGCTAAAATAGCTTTTAGTTCTTCATCTTTACATGCATCTACTCTTT
This DNA window, taken from Arcobacter sp. F2176, encodes the following:
- a CDS encoding encapsulin-associated ferritin-like protein, with the protein product MASEGYHEPIEELSVETRDMHRAIVSLMEELEAVDWYNQRVDACKDEELKAILAHNRDEEKEHAAMVLEWIRRKDATFDKELKDYLFTEKKIAHS
- a CDS encoding LysE family translocator, with protein sequence MNIVFFLLYCCLMIITPGPTNIMILTTVHNYGVKRAFEFSIGASFAFFVLLSISVIFNSLLINYLPNIIVILQVVGAMYMLYLAYQILKINNTSKKQNQFSSFKTGFFMQFVNPKPVLFALTVFPSFILPYYTSFWYLTLFVVLITIIACLAFLSWILFGKVLKSFLDKYNKLVNNIMAIFLIICAVVISGIFN
- a CDS encoding NAD(P)H-dependent oxidoreductase; this encodes MNVLIVYCHPESKSFNGSLKNVAKETFEAQGDTVEISDLYGENFDPVEKAEHYKNRIDLDKFDPLSEQRNAYKTDTLPDDVKKEIEKIEKCDLLILQFPMWWHQQPAMLKGWFDRVFVSGGLYTSKMRYDKGYFKGKKAICSVTSGAPKATFTKNGRGGGKIEVLLKSMNFSLHYMGFTVLPPFLSTEIQNKGFTYMSPDKFDLHLQETMNKLEEHLKNLDKEEPLNFPGWDDWDEFGIEKL
- a CDS encoding putative quinol monooxygenase; its protein translation is MNSEISLIIDIVVKNGLRDKQIEAFKELAPFVLKEEGCIQYELKEVQGDKNRFIILEKWASKEALLAHDKTVHMIEADSKSSLFREKTTVLKLFDI
- a CDS encoding GlsB/YeaQ/YmgE family stress response membrane protein, yielding MNIIVFLLIGAIAGWLAGKIMNGGGFGLIGNIVIGIVGAVVGGFVFAFVGLSAGGFIGSIVMSTIGAVVLLYIVKIVKKV
- a CDS encoding DsrE family protein, whose protein sequence is MIIKAVFHIDEIEKWDLTLANVENLLKGIDIENSYIEIVVNSKAVLACKKDSKISEKLEKLVSNKVDIIACNNALKNLNIENEMLYSFVKIVPIGVKEIIVKQHEGYAYIKP
- a CDS encoding LysE family translocator, which produces MEFLLTSLVVVLIPGTGVLYTVSTGLFFGKRASFFASLGCTLGIVPSLLASILGLAVVIHTSALAFQIVKYAGVVYLLYLAYLMWKSNDSLSLNEEINAKGVLSITLKGFLINILNPKLTIFFLAFLPQFLPINNASYTSDMLSLGAIFMLMTFIVFILYGLLSNSIRNYLINSQKISRFIQRAFAGTFALLGIKLAFANQQ
- the blaOXA gene encoding class D beta-lactamase, translated to MGIFKIVILLSLFFNFACANDKEIKSIFDKVQVNGTLVISSLAGKKVHIYNKKRAMTRYIPASTFKIPNTLIALEERVIKDENEVIKWDGVVRSYEPWNKDQTLQSAISISCVWCYQRFAKKIGNDKYLAYLKELHYGNEKTGSDVTTFWLEGDLKISAFEQIDFLKRLYNNDLPFKQKYIDITKKILTVEKTKEYTIKAKTGWSGKIGWYVGYVKNKKGVWFFALNADISNKQLKYRKEIVLQALKAKKII
- a CDS encoding AraC family transcriptional regulator produces the protein MDKFTYKNRVDITALKAKMEKFSYKKHSHEEYALGVTLNGVQKYNLDGVSQSSYKNGVMLFNPEQLHDGESGCNDESLDYVMLYIKPELFLEALGKKDIVKFSSSIVYNEKLKQDIINLSSAILFEKDESLCSELLLNITDNFSTSDFILDYKKENLIVKKAKEMIYYELGDVLNIAEISKELNLSKFQFIRMFKANTGITPYQFFLNCKLIHAKIYLEHTKDLYATVVEYGFSDLSHLNRHFKRVYGLTAYEYIQSLV